Within the Ochrobactrum vermis genome, the region GTCAGGCCCTTTTCCATTGCCGCCGCATAGACATAGGGCTTGAAGGATGAACCAGCCTGCCGCAGCGCCTTGGTGGCGCGATTGAACTGGCTTTCGCCATAGTCCCGCCCACCAACCAGTGCGCGAACGGACCCGTCATTGGCGATAATGACGGTTGCCGCTTCCGCAACATTATAGTCCTTGCCGAACTGGCGCAGATGATATTCGAGCGATTCCTCCGCTGCCTTCTGAAGGTTGCGATCGAGTGTCGTGCGCACGATCAATGTGTGCTGCGGAATGTGGGTGGCGACTTTCTTCACTTCTTCGAAAGCCCAGTCGAGGAAGTAGTCGGGACTTTCGTTCTTGGCACGGTCGATGATGCTGGCTGGATGACGACGCGCAACGGCCACTTGTCCGTCGCTCAGAAAACCGCTTTCAACCATGTTGGACAGCACGACATTGGCGCGCGCACGCGCTGCGGGCAGATTGACATGTGGCGCGAACTTGGCAGGTGCCTTGAACAGGCCGGCCAGCATCGCGGCTTCAGCCAGTGAAACATCCTTCACGCTCTTGCCGAAATAGAATTCTGAAGCGGCTGCGATACCGAAGGTTCCGCCGCCCATATAGGCACGGTCGAGGTAAAGCTGCAGGATTTCCTTCTTGCTGAGATTGCTTTCCAGCCAAAGCGCGAGGAAGGCTTCCTTGATCTTGCGCTCGATGGTGCGCTCATTGGAAAGAAAAAGGTTCTTGGCAAGCTGCTGGGTGATGGTCGAGCCGCCCTGAACGACGCCATTGGCGCGCATGTTCTGGCTGAGGGCGCGGGTCAGGCCCCAGAAGTCGATGCCGTAATGGTCGAAAAAGCGCCGGTCCTCGGTGCCGAGTACAGCCTTGATGACATGATCCGGCAATTCATCGATTGGCACTGCCTGACGATGCAGAATACCACGCTGGCCGATTTCATTGCCGTAGCGATCAAGGAAGGTGACGGCATAGTCGTCCTGCGCGCGCCAGTCCTTCTCGGTTTCCTCGAATGCGGGCATGGCCAGAACCAGCATCAGGACCGCACCGCCGACGCCAAGCGTAAAACCTTCGTCGAGAATTTCGACCACGAAACGCCGGAAACCGCGCACCCGAAACCGCCGCGAGAAAATGGTGATGTTTTCCCACCACTCACCGAGATTGTAGCGCAGGCTATAGAGGGTGGAGTCGATCCACGCGTCGAGTCCGATCAGGCGCGAAACCCTGAATGGTTTGCGCTTCTCGCTTCTGGGATCTTTTTCTGCCGTCTTACGCATAACACTGACTTCGGCACGTTTGGTTTCGTAGAAAGGCGGAACTTACCCAATCATCATAGCAGATAAATAAGACACAGCTCATGTGAAATGGTTAAACCGCTAGCGGCTTTTTGACGGCAGGAAAATAGTCTCTTATAGGAAAATAATCCTTGATTGCGTAACGGCGATTTGTTAGGTTTTAGATACAGTCGGAAAACTGTGACTGTCGCTAGTTCTGCTAGACACCTCTGGCCGCTACCGATGCGCCAAATTTGGAAGGCCGCAGCTGCCTTCAGTATGTGAAAATTGCGGATAAACACTTAAAATTGTGAAATGCTGGTGTGCAGGCGCGCGCGTATTTCTCTGGTTGATCAGCTGTAGGCTGTAATCGGCATGGACAACGCGCACATATCGACGCTGTCTGTTTCGGTCAGCCAATATCTCTAGCGTCCCAGTCTCAACAAACTCGCCTCTGTCATCAGTTGCCACGTGCTAACGGCCTGCCTACCTGGCTGAGCCAACGTCTAACTTGATTAAAGCGATCCCTTCCGATGCACCATTTCTCATCGGTGTAAGGATGATGTGATTGGTTGTTAACTGATTAAGAAAGGATATCGTTATGGCAAACCTGGATGCGTTGCTCATATCTGATGTGATGTGGGTATACTTGGCCAAGGTTGCAGGAGCGATGGCCGGTTCTGCCGTGTCGCTTGCCTATATGCTGCGGCATGGAAAGCGTGATGCGGCAATCCGTTTTGGTGTCGGCGTTATTTGCGGCGTCGTTTTCGGCGGGGCTACAGCCATCAAGATTTCGGATACTCTCGCTCTAGAAGGACTGCTTGGCGCTACCGAGCTGCTGCTCATAGGATCATTCGCTGCAGGTTTTTCTGCGTGGTCGGCCCTTGGTATCTGCAAGCGTTATTTGGATGGGTTAAAAAAGGCTAGCACACTTGAAATTCCGCCTGACGAGCGCCGTAACGATGAAAAGGCCGAAGTTCGGCGAGTAAGGGAGGTTTGACCTTTCTGTTTAGAAGAATCTATGGATTATCCCGTGAATCAGTCAGGGGCATAACGTACAGACGGGTAGTATAACGCAGTATTATGATTTATTTTTAGACAGTTGTAGGAACTTCGACATTGAGAAGAGACGGGGGAGGCGGCGTCGAAACTCTGGGCGTCTAGACGTGTGTAATTTTATCACTCATTATCGCCTTTAGGTGGATCGTTGCCAGTTTGGAGGTAAAGTTCAGTCCATGACGACGGCAATTGACCTGAATGATAGGTAGCTTTCGGTCTTCGTTTGATGCGATAACCTGTTTACACCCGTGGGCGTTTCGTTGTGACAATCTAATGATTGATCAGGTGAATCAACGAATGTAATGCTGCAACTGGCGACCGCAATTGCCGGAATTGTTACGATAATCGGGCCTATCGGGGCAACTTCACGCATTTCATAATTTTACAAAGCGTGATAGTCAGAGGCTGAATTTTCCTTTGGGCCCGGAAGACGAATGGTTGTTCATGCATCGTTCAGCTCTCGGGCGCTATATAAGGCAGCATGATGAAACAAAATTCTGCACTCAAAGTTTTCGCGCTTCTCGCGGTTAGTATTGGCTTGCTGCCGGTCGATGCCGGTGCTCTGCCGATGACTGCGCCGCAGAAGTCCAATCTCATCGTTGCTACCGCCGGAGATTGTGCGGCAGTCGGCGAACAGGTGGCCGCCCAGCAGGGTGGCCAGCTTGCCAAGGCAACCGCCACGACTCAGAACGGCCGCCCCATGTGCGTGGTCGTCGTGCTTGTGCCGGGCCGCGATGGCGAGCGTCCGCGCCGCGTTGAAGTGGCTGTTCCCGCTCAATAACAACGGCTTTTGCCGCCGTTCTGTGTAAATTGAGGGAGAATGTCCGCTTGCGTATCCTGATCGTTGAAGACGACAAGGACCTGAACCGGCAGCTTTCCGAAGCAATGGTCGCTGCCGGTTACGTGGTTGATCGCGCCTATGATGGCGAAGAAGGGCATTATCTCGGCGATACCGAGCCTTATGATGCCGTGGTGCTCGACATCGGCCTGCCGCGCATGGATGGCATCAGTGTCGTGGAGCGCTGGCGGCGCAGCGGGCGCACCATGCCCGTTCTCATGCTTACCGCCCGTGACCGTTGGAGCGACAAGGTCGCCGGTATTGACGCCGGTGCCGACGACTATGTGGCCAAGCCTTTCCATATCGAGGAAGTGCTGGCGCGGCTGCGCGCGCTGATCCGCCGTGCCGCAGGGCATGCTTCGTCGGAACTTGTCTGTGGGCCGCTCTATCTCGATACGAAAACGTCGAAAGCGAGTGTCGACGGCGTCGCGCTCAAGCTCACCTCACATGAATATCGGCTTCTGTCCTATCTGATGCATCATATGGACGAGGTGGTCTCGCGTACCGAACTGGTCGAGCATCTTTATGATCAGGATTTCGACCGCGATTCCAACACGATTGAAGTGTTTGTCGGTCGTCTGCGCAAGAAGATGGGTGTCGACCTGATCGAGACGGTGCGCGGCATGGGCTATCGCATCCGCTCGGAAGGGGAGGTCGAGGGCGAGACGAAAGGCAACGACAACTGAAGAAGCTTCTTCGCGTCTTTCCCCCTCTTCGTTCGCTCGCAGTCCGCGTTGTCACCCTTTCGACGATCTGGGTTATCGTTGCGCTTGTGGTGGTGGCCACTTTCATCGGGTCGCTTTATGGCGATGCTGCACGCAGCAATTTCGAACGTCTGCTAACCGCCCACCTGTTCAGCCTTGTCGGTGCCGTCAGCACGTCGGGCGAAGGCTCGTTGCAGGGGCGCCCGGAACTGGGCGAGTTGCGCTATTCCAGCCCGCTCTCCGGCTGGTATTGGTCCGTCGATCCCGTCACGCCAAACCTGACCGGAAAGTTGCAGTCGCCTTCGCTGCTTGGGCGCATCGTGCCGGAAATGCCGATCACGCAGGCACCCTTCGACAGCTCCTTCATGCGCAGCTACGCCTTGCCCGGCCTTAACGGCGAGGAGCTTTTCATCGTAGAAACCGAAGTGGTTCTGGATAATGCCAACCGTATCGCGCGCTTTCGCGTCATGGGCAATCTCAGCGAGGTTCTGAAGGAGATATCCGATTTCAGAACCAGTCTCGCAACTTATCTGGCGATCTTCGGTATCGGGAGTATTCTCATCAATGCGGCCGTAATCCTGTTCGGCTTGCGCCCACTCGATAAGGTGCGTCAGGCGCTGGCCGATATTCGGGAGGGGCGTTCGTCAAAGCTCGACGCCTCGCTGCCTGTGGAAATTGCGCCGCTCGCCACCGAAATGAATGCGCTGATCGAGAACAATCGCCGCATCGTCGAGCGTTCGCGAACACAGGTTGGCAATCTCGCACATTCTCTCAAAACCCCGCTTTCCGTGCTGGTCAACGAGGCACGGAGTATGGGCGGTGAACACGGACGCATCGTTCAGGAACAGAGCGCGGCGATGCAGGTTCAGATCCAACATTATCTGCAACGCGCGCGCATTGCAGCACAACGGGACAGTGTGGTCTTCCGCACACCCGTGGCACCGGTTCTCGAACGTATGCAGCGGGTGACTGCGAAACTCAATCCAGCTTTCAGCGTTACCTTCAGGAATGACCTGCCCAGCGCGGTTTTTGCCGGGGAACGGGAGGATATGGAAGAAATCGTCGGCAATCTCCTTGAAAATGCGGCTAAATGGGGCCGTAAACGTATCAATATCAGCCTTGCCCCTATTTCTGGGGAGCAACGACAATTTGAAGTCCTGATAGAAGACGACGGGCCTGGTCTGGCATCGGACAAGATCGAGGCTGCGCTGAAGCGCGGCAGCCGTGTCGATGAAACGAAACCGGGAACGGGGCTTGGGCTGGCGATCGTGCAGGACACTGTTCGCGAATATGGCGGCAGCCTGCATCTTGGCAAGAGTTCGTTCGGTGGTCTGGGTGTCCGGGTCGCGTTGCCGTTGACGCAAGATTGACGGTTGTTTTTGGCTGAAAGCGGACTAGAAGATTAAATTGAAAAGTCGCATGTCGATATAGTGTGCATGCTAATTATTTATGAAGGCCGGTTGTTATGATGATGGTATCCAGGTTTTCTCACCCAGTTTCAGTTGCTTCGATGATGTTTGCGATGGCGCTTGCATTGTCGGCTTGTGGCACGACCGGTAAGGGCACCGGTCTTGGTTCGCTGGGCGGCGGTTCTACGGCGCAGAAGCCCGAAACCAGCCTGTTGACGTCGCTCGGCAACGGTCTTCTCGGAAGCTCTGCAAATCAGCTGAATGCAGCCGATCGAAAGAAGGCGCTGGAGGCGGAATATCGCGCGCTCGAATATTCACCGGCAGGCAAGGCCGTATCCTGGAACGGCAGCGGATCGAATTCCGGCGATGTGACCGCGGCGCAGCCTTATCAGGTCGGGTCACAGAATTGCCGCCAGTATTCGCACAGCTTCAATATTGGCGGATCGCAGCAGACGTCCCGCGGGACGGCATGTCGCAATCCGGACGGTAGCTGGACACCGCTGACCTGAATTCCTCAATCCTGCCTTTGCGGCGAATTGCCCTAGGCGCTCACTTACTGAAGGTAGTGGTTGGTTTTTCCCTTGGCTGCGCTTAAGTCGTAGCCATGGGATTCTGGCTTATTGCAGCATTACTGACATTGGCAGCCACTCTGGCTGTTTTGTTGCCTCTCACGCGGCGCAAGCAGGCATTCTTGCCCGCTGAAAAGAACGATCTCGAGGTCTATCGGGATCAGTTGCGCGAGGTCGAGGCCGACGCTGCGCGCGGCATGATCGACCCGCAGAGCGCCGAACAGGCGCGCATCGAAATATCGCGTCGCATTTTGAACGCTGAAAAGACCGGCAAGAAAGCAGCCGAGGCTGCAGGCAAGGCCGTACCGGGCCGGTTACTGGCTTTCGTGGCCGTGCTCGCCGTACCGCTGATCGCCTGGGGCGTCTATCCGCTTTTCGGTAAGCCGGACATGCCGTCCATGCCGCTCGCCGAACGGCTTTCGGCCAATGCGGATCGTGGTTCGGTCGATGAGCTGGTGGCGCGCGCCGAAGCGCATCTTGCGCAGAATCCCGGCGATGTGCGCGGATGGGATGTCCTGGCGCCGATCTACCTGCGGCTGGGGCGTGCCGCTGATGCCGTCAATGCCTATCGCAGTTCCATTCGCATCGCCGGGGAGAATTTCCCGCGCGTTCTCGGGTTGGGTGAAGCACTGGCAACCGCTTCGGGCGGTACTGTGACTGCCGAGGCCGAAGGCTTTTTCAAGAAAGCCGCCGAACTCGAACCACATGATGTTCGTCCGCAATTCTATCTTGCACAGGGCGAGATGCAGGACGGTCGCATGGATATGGCCGCCAATCGCCTGCAGGCGTTTCTCGATAAAGCACCCGCGGATGCACCTTGGCGCGGTCAGATCGAGCAGGCTATCGCCCGGCTTCGCGATCCCGCTACCGGCGGCGAACAGCAGCCGAAGGGTCCGACGGCGGACGACGTCGATGCGGCTTCGTCGCTCAGCCCGGAAGACCGGCAGGCGATGATCGACGGCATGGTTCAACGTCTTGATGAAAGTCTTCGCCAGAATAGCGGGGATGTCGAAGGCTGGAAGCGCCTCGTGCGCTCCTATATGATCCTCAACCGCCGCGATGCAGCGCTGGACGCTCTCAATCGCGGAATGACAGCCCTTCAGGGCGAAAGCCGGTCGAACCTTCAAAGTTTCGCAGCCGGTCTTGGACTGGAGACAGGGAACGCACAAAGATGAGCGCGACCGCAGACGACAATGCACGCGGCATGAAACCGACCGGCAATTTTGCCCGTACCGTCAGCCAGAGAAAACGGAAGCGCCTGATCCTGATCGGCGGCGCGCTGGTGGTTCTGGCGGTGGCGGTCGGGTTGATGCTGATGGCTTTCAGCCAGGATATTCGTTTCTTCCGCACGCCTGCTGATCTGACGGAGCAGGATATGGCCTCCGGCTCACGGTTCCGTCTCGGCGGTCTTGTCGAGGAAGGTTCTGTCAGTCGCGCGGGCAGCGAACTGCTTTTCACGGTGACCGATACGATCAAGACCGTGAAAGTCGTGTTCGAAGGTATTCCGCCTGACCTCTTCCGTGAAGGGCAAGGTGTTGTGGCCGAAGGACGCTTCGGAGACGATGGA harbors:
- a CDS encoding penicillin-binding protein 1A — its product is MRKTAEKDPRSEKRKPFRVSRLIGLDAWIDSTLYSLRYNLGEWWENITIFSRRFRVRGFRRFVVEILDEGFTLGVGGAVLMLVLAMPAFEETEKDWRAQDDYAVTFLDRYGNEIGQRGILHRQAVPIDELPDHVIKAVLGTEDRRFFDHYGIDFWGLTRALSQNMRANGVVQGGSTITQQLAKNLFLSNERTIERKIKEAFLALWLESNLSKKEILQLYLDRAYMGGGTFGIAAASEFYFGKSVKDVSLAEAAMLAGLFKAPAKFAPHVNLPAARARANVVLSNMVESGFLSDGQVAVARRHPASIIDRAKNESPDYFLDWAFEEVKKVATHIPQHTLIVRTTLDRNLQKAAEESLEYHLRQFGKDYNVAEAATVIIANDGSVRALVGGRDYGESQFNRATKALRQAGSSFKPYVYAAAMEKGLTPTTIVSDAPISWGNWSPRNYGRSFAGRVDLTTALVRSLNSVPVRLARDYLTTAPIVALTKAMGVESPISSHKTMVLGTSEMTVMDQATGFNVFPNAGMAGNRHGFTQLVSSEGKVLWDFGRNAPKPHRALSEKAALEMNSMLVQVPERGTGRRAALPMTRVGGKTGTTQNYRDAWFVGFTGNFTAAVWFGNDNFTPMKEMTGGVLPAMAWQRMMAYAHQNIELKPIPGVTPPFPAPPKKSEPQVANAKPEETMAAPPRVLSPMSTKVIKELHDRFLEAPPMPKIAERTKISVL
- a CDS encoding DUF6107 family protein, yielding MANLDALLISDVMWVYLAKVAGAMAGSAVSLAYMLRHGKRDAAIRFGVGVICGVVFGGATAIKISDTLALEGLLGATELLLIGSFAAGFSAWSALGICKRYLDGLKKASTLEIPPDERRNDEKAEVRRVREV
- a CDS encoding response regulator transcription factor translates to MRILIVEDDKDLNRQLSEAMVAAGYVVDRAYDGEEGHYLGDTEPYDAVVLDIGLPRMDGISVVERWRRSGRTMPVLMLTARDRWSDKVAGIDAGADDYVAKPFHIEEVLARLRALIRRAAGHASSELVCGPLYLDTKTSKASVDGVALKLTSHEYRLLSYLMHHMDEVVSRTELVEHLYDQDFDRDSNTIEVFVGRLRKKMGVDLIETVRGMGYRIRSEGEVEGETKGNDN
- a CDS encoding ATP-binding protein, which gives rise to MVATFIGSLYGDAARSNFERLLTAHLFSLVGAVSTSGEGSLQGRPELGELRYSSPLSGWYWSVDPVTPNLTGKLQSPSLLGRIVPEMPITQAPFDSSFMRSYALPGLNGEELFIVETEVVLDNANRIARFRVMGNLSEVLKEISDFRTSLATYLAIFGIGSILINAAVILFGLRPLDKVRQALADIREGRSSKLDASLPVEIAPLATEMNALIENNRRIVERSRTQVGNLAHSLKTPLSVLVNEARSMGGEHGRIVQEQSAAMQVQIQHYLQRARIAAQRDSVVFRTPVAPVLERMQRVTAKLNPAFSVTFRNDLPSAVFAGEREDMEEIVGNLLENAAKWGRKRINISLAPISGEQRQFEVLIEDDGPGLASDKIEAALKRGSRVDETKPGTGLGLAIVQDTVREYGGSLHLGKSSFGGLGVRVALPLTQD
- the ccmI gene encoding c-type cytochrome biogenesis protein CcmI, which translates into the protein MGFWLIAALLTLAATLAVLLPLTRRKQAFLPAEKNDLEVYRDQLREVEADAARGMIDPQSAEQARIEISRRILNAEKTGKKAAEAAGKAVPGRLLAFVAVLAVPLIAWGVYPLFGKPDMPSMPLAERLSANADRGSVDELVARAEAHLAQNPGDVRGWDVLAPIYLRLGRAADAVNAYRSSIRIAGENFPRVLGLGEALATASGGTVTAEAEGFFKKAAELEPHDVRPQFYLAQGEMQDGRMDMAANRLQAFLDKAPADAPWRGQIEQAIARLRDPATGGEQQPKGPTADDVDAASSLSPEDRQAMIDGMVQRLDESLRQNSGDVEGWKRLVRSYMILNRRDAALDALNRGMTALQGESRSNLQSFAAGLGLETGNAQR
- the ccmE gene encoding cytochrome c maturation protein CcmE encodes the protein MSATADDNARGMKPTGNFARTVSQRKRKRLILIGGALVVLAVAVGLMLMAFSQDIRFFRTPADLTEQDMASGSRFRLGGLVEEGSVSRAGSELLFTVTDTIKTVKVVFEGIPPDLFREGQGVVAEGRFGDDGVFRADNVLAKHDENYVPKDLADSLKEKGVWEGK